One part of the Eptesicus fuscus isolate TK198812 chromosome 2, DD_ASM_mEF_20220401, whole genome shotgun sequence genome encodes these proteins:
- the MRFAP1L2 gene encoding putative MORF4 family-associated protein 1-like protein UPP, translating to MRPVDADEAQEPELDWARVRSPAPAAARRDVSALEREHVRAHLRARRRLREIESLLDAIHSEVEASEESALDPARSPGAEAEERVVKLCEQVEKKAAEAARMGKRIVEIHQQIDSRECC from the coding sequence aTGCGGCCCGTGGACGCGGACGAGGCGCAGGAGCCCGAGCTGGACTGGGCGAGGGTCCGgagccccgcgcccgccgccgcccgccgtgACGTCAGCGCCCTCGAGCGCGAGCACGTGCGCGCGCACCTGCGGGCCCGCCGGCGGCTGCGGGAGATCGAGAGCCTGCTGGACGCCATCCACAGCGAGGTGGAGGCCTCGGAGGAGAGCGCCCTGGACCCGGCGCGCAGCCCCGGCGCCGAGGCGGAGGAGCGGGTGGTGAAGCTGTGCGAGCAGGTGGAGAAGAAGGCGGCGGAGGCCGCGCGGATGGGGAAGCGCATCGTGGAGATCCACCAGCAGATCGACAGCCGCGAGTGCTGCTGA